A single genomic interval of Bacillus sp. es.036 harbors:
- the odhB gene encoding 2-oxoglutarate dehydrogenase complex dihydrolipoyllysine-residue succinyltransferase produces MIEVKVPELAESITEGTISQWLIKVGDKVEKGDNLVELETDKVNIEVSAENDGVIEELLKEPGDNVEVGEIIAYLGNGEGSSSKSSDQDSSPKEEAKKEEKEAPEEAKSNEESKAHATDSSEDEKSENGRTVASPSARKLARELGVDLNNVETRDPLGRVRPDDVKAHADKANQKEAPKEKKQEAPKQQKPSPEANDGKPVERVKMSRRRQTIAKRLVEVQHTAAMLTTFNEVDMTAIMELRKRRKDKFLEDNDVKLGFMSFFTKAVVGALKKYPRLNAEIQDTDIVLKKFYDIGIAVGAEEGLVVPVVRDADKLSFAGIEQEIGNLAKKARDNKLKLDELQGGSFTITNGGIFGSMLSTPILNAPQVGILGMHKIQWRPMAIDQERMENRPMMYIALSYDHRIVDGGEAVSFLAKIKELLEDPEQLLLEG; encoded by the coding sequence GTGATTGAAGTTAAAGTACCAGAACTAGCAGAATCCATTACAGAAGGTACCATTTCTCAATGGTTAATCAAAGTAGGAGACAAAGTTGAAAAAGGTGACAACCTTGTTGAGCTTGAAACAGATAAAGTTAACATTGAAGTGAGTGCAGAAAACGATGGCGTCATTGAAGAACTTTTGAAAGAGCCTGGCGATAATGTTGAAGTTGGAGAGATTATTGCTTATCTTGGCAACGGAGAAGGTAGTTCTTCTAAGTCGTCAGATCAAGACTCTTCTCCAAAAGAAGAAGCAAAGAAAGAAGAGAAAGAAGCACCTGAAGAAGCAAAGTCAAACGAAGAATCTAAGGCGCATGCAACAGACTCTTCAGAAGACGAAAAATCTGAGAATGGACGCACAGTAGCTTCACCTTCTGCAAGAAAGCTTGCACGTGAACTAGGCGTTGATTTGAATAACGTTGAAACGCGTGATCCATTAGGTCGCGTTCGACCAGACGATGTGAAGGCTCATGCAGACAAAGCAAACCAAAAAGAAGCGCCTAAGGAAAAGAAACAAGAGGCACCTAAGCAACAAAAACCATCTCCTGAAGCGAATGACGGCAAACCGGTTGAGAGAGTTAAGATGTCTCGTCGTCGTCAAACCATTGCGAAACGTCTTGTTGAAGTTCAGCATACTGCAGCAATGCTAACAACTTTTAACGAAGTAGACATGACGGCAATTATGGAACTTCGGAAACGTCGCAAAGATAAATTCCTTGAAGATAATGATGTGAAGCTTGGCTTTATGTCCTTCTTTACGAAAGCAGTTGTTGGCGCACTTAAGAAATATCCTCGTTTAAACGCGGAAATTCAGGATACTGATATTGTACTGAAGAAATTTTATGATATCGGTATCGCAGTTGGAGCAGAAGAAGGACTAGTAGTACCAGTCGTTCGTGATGCAGACAAGCTATCTTTTGCAGGAATTGAACAAGAAATTGGTAATCTTGCAAAGAAAGCACGAGACAATAAACTTAAACTTGATGAACTACAAGGTGGATCATTTACGATTACAAACGGAGGAATCTTTGGATCGATGCTTTCAACACCGATTCTAAATGCACCTCAAGTTGGTATACTAGGTATGCACAAGATCCAGTGGCGCCCTATGGCAATTGATCAGGAACGAATGGAAAACCGTCCGATGATGTACATTGCACTATCCTATGATCACCGTATTGTTGACGGTGGAGAAGCAGTTAGCTTCCTTGCTAAAATTAAAGAACTTCTTGAAGATCCAGAACAGCTTCTTCTAGAAGGATAA
- a CDS encoding DUF6501 family protein produces MIHQTWKETSTIKKVKCIHTDAKKYMVNRVLTEGQIYEVKNETEEFLFVLDNSGKIGGFYKEYFEEVE; encoded by the coding sequence TTGATTCATCAAACATGGAAAGAGACATCAACGATTAAAAAGGTGAAGTGCATACATACTGATGCCAAGAAGTACATGGTTAACCGTGTTTTAACTGAAGGTCAAATTTATGAAGTGAAAAATGAAACAGAAGAATTTTTATTCGTCTTAGACAATAGTGGTAAAATCGGTGGGTTTTATAAAGAGTATTTTGAAGAAGTAGAGTAA
- a CDS encoding YeeE/YedE family protein — MEQPVHSSKTNLQLPFLKAPQKPVLTGGFLVIGLLALILLVDQGIQQFVLFGLGLLLGYCLLHARFGFTSAFRQLLSVGNGTAIQSHMLMLAVASTLFAPILSNGFGLFGTTPTGYVFPVGTSVVVGSFLFGIGMQLGGGCASGTLYTVGWGKTEMLLTLFGFIVGSVIGAWHFDFWVNQMPSFQAISLAEDTGLGYFGAWIVQLALFGIIFFAVKFIAKKRQPPKMKPLPTTSGWKRIFRGSWPIWIAAIALAVLNALTLISRGNPWGITSAFALWGSKIALFLGIDVTQWGYWSGAKGEALQQSILTDSTSVMNFGVILGAFVAAGAGGAFIMRRVPFKLAAASIIGGLLMGYGARLAFGCNIGAYFGGIASFSLHGWVWMVVALAGSYLALYLRPIFGLKNPNKNDQFC; from the coding sequence ACCTGTTCACTCTTCAAAAACAAACTTACAATTACCTTTCTTAAAAGCTCCTCAAAAGCCCGTTTTAACAGGAGGCTTTTTGGTCATTGGACTACTCGCGTTAATCTTATTAGTGGATCAAGGAATTCAGCAATTTGTCTTATTTGGCTTAGGATTATTACTTGGCTATTGTTTATTACATGCAAGATTTGGTTTCACTTCTGCTTTCAGACAATTATTAAGTGTAGGAAATGGAACAGCAATTCAGTCGCATATGCTGATGCTTGCGGTAGCTAGTACGCTGTTTGCGCCGATTCTCTCTAACGGCTTTGGATTATTTGGAACGACTCCAACGGGATATGTATTTCCTGTTGGAACAAGCGTAGTGGTTGGTTCATTCTTATTTGGAATTGGGATGCAGCTAGGCGGGGGATGCGCTTCAGGTACACTCTATACAGTAGGGTGGGGGAAAACTGAAATGCTACTTACTCTTTTCGGTTTTATCGTCGGATCTGTCATCGGTGCATGGCACTTTGATTTCTGGGTAAATCAAATGCCTTCTTTTCAAGCTATCTCCTTAGCTGAAGATACTGGATTAGGATATTTTGGTGCCTGGATTGTGCAACTTGCATTGTTTGGGATTATTTTTTTCGCTGTAAAATTCATCGCTAAAAAACGACAGCCACCAAAAATGAAGCCTCTTCCTACAACATCAGGTTGGAAGCGAATTTTTCGTGGCTCATGGCCGATTTGGATTGCAGCAATCGCATTAGCTGTTTTAAATGCCCTCACATTGATATCGCGCGGAAATCCATGGGGAATTACATCCGCTTTTGCTTTATGGGGATCAAAAATCGCTTTGTTTCTTGGAATTGATGTAACACAATGGGGATATTGGTCAGGCGCGAAAGGTGAAGCACTCCAGCAATCGATTCTTACTGATTCTACAAGCGTCATGAACTTTGGTGTTATTCTTGGTGCATTTGTGGCAGCTGGCGCTGGCGGGGCCTTTATCATGAGAAGAGTGCCATTTAAGTTAGCAGCCGCATCGATCATTGGAGGACTGCTTATGGGATACGGTGCTAGACTAGCCTTCGGATGTAATATAGGTGCCTATTTTGGCGGAATTGCTTCCTTTAGTCTCCACGGCTGGGTTTGGATGGTCGTTGCTCTGGCAGGATCCTATCTTGCTCTTTATTTAAGACCGATTTTCGGATTGAAGAACCCTAACAAAAATGATCAATTTTGTTAA